From the Chryseobacterium scophthalmum genome, one window contains:
- a CDS encoding PAAR-like protein, which translates to MSKLYVPDGAWLVCSDGMKKQQIKVTSQNKVTIAGGYFKATIDDRPGGNFMCAKMVIAGAIIGAIVGAALVAGSVLTGGALAVAACAAAGAAAGAGISMIPSICGILLKDWMPYDTNVLTVGKHPLLENSMIPCFLGGNVMILYSEKAADEFTDKVIAETALTVGAIICVSYLASAFVIGVGAAGTSIMATYAEFGLASAFAQGTGMATVFGTSYLINGLYDEVKDATGFENYVTGEAYNLNDMPENQVMVEATDKSYGAATDALGSGKDIAKAQTSGYQSTTVNQSTISQNRVFVADSRGNVTPPGTTITNTTISANNRLPNSSIGNSQINVNASNTSVRITQNTTTASSTNVNSVHGTQYNNSLRSNASTGVKTTLGGALKGLAINFGIDVLRATSNWALASQISDLNNAMQNEEVAARAKITVIAGKD; encoded by the coding sequence ATGAGTAAATTATATGTGCCTGACGGAGCATGGTTAGTATGTTCTGATGGAATGAAGAAACAACAAATAAAAGTTACCAGCCAAAACAAGGTAACTATCGCAGGAGGTTATTTTAAAGCTACGATTGATGATAGGCCAGGTGGTAACTTTATGTGTGCGAAAATGGTTATTGCTGGTGCTATTATCGGTGCTATTGTTGGTGCTGCATTAGTTGCAGGTTCGGTGCTGACCGGAGGTGCTTTGGCTGTAGCTGCTTGTGCGGCAGCGGGTGCAGCTGCTGGTGCAGGTATATCCATGATACCTTCTATATGTGGAATTTTACTGAAAGACTGGATGCCTTACGATACCAACGTACTTACTGTAGGAAAACATCCATTATTAGAAAACTCAATGATACCTTGTTTTTTAGGAGGTAATGTAATGATTCTTTATTCTGAGAAAGCAGCTGATGAATTTACCGATAAAGTAATTGCAGAAACAGCATTAACTGTCGGAGCAATAATTTGTGTCTCTTATTTAGCTTCTGCATTTGTTATTGGTGTCGGTGCAGCAGGAACCTCTATAATGGCAACATATGCTGAGTTTGGTTTGGCTTCAGCATTTGCTCAGGGAACTGGTATGGCAACGGTTTTTGGAACTTCATATTTGATAAACGGTTTGTACGATGAGGTAAAAGATGCAACAGGTTTTGAAAATTATGTAACCGGTGAAGCTTATAATTTGAATGATATGCCTGAAAACCAAGTGATGGTAGAGGCCACGGATAAATCTTATGGTGCAGCTACCGATGCTTTAGGATCTGGTAAAGATATTGCTAAAGCTCAAACATCAGGATATCAAAGTACTACAGTCAATCAATCTACTATATCACAAAATAGAGTATTTGTTGCTGATAGCAGAGGTAATGTCACTCCACCAGGAACCACAATTACTAACACAACCATCTCTGCTAATAATCGTCTGCCAAATTCAAGTATTGGAAACAGCCAGATAAATGTAAATGCTTCAAACACGAGTGTCAGAATTACCCAAAATACAACTACAGCTTCGTCAACGAATGTGAATTCTGTACATGGCACTCAGTACAATAATTCTTTGAGAAGTAATGCTTCAACGGGAGTGAAAACAACTTTGGGGGGTGCACTCAAAGGTTTGGCAATTAATTTTGGTATTGATGTATTAAGAGCTACTTCAAATTGGGCATTGGCTTCACAAATTAGTGATCTTAATAACGCTATGCAAAATGAAGAAGTTGCTGCAAGAGCTAAGATTACGGTTATAGCGGGAAAAGATTAA
- a CDS encoding type VI secretion system Vgr family protein — MFQDNSIKPQLSDEVKSGAAQNLKEEVSTKIADKATENIKNLSQPMNGAVKNSSDMFMNQMAQTNNSAIVEDKVWTNQPTSKIHNALAIPTSQILGINRVVKLDLVIEGKEIKHFKHFKLSQSAIKHHEFSITLAHDTLGSAENHNLEEAQNFLGKRLTVIFKYKDVIDGPERNFVGVITEVGFSQEKGSLGNIVLSGFSPTILLDAAPHIQSFGGAQPISLNSIADQVIKEGLGGNKFDFRVDAQYGNVSYSSQYEETHYNYLARMAEAYGEQFFYDGEVLHFGKLPPAEQPVKLTYGSNVNDVKVRMKAQHVNPSFYGYNSSKNEKLTTGSSKINHASDIAKRAYEISEKTFTTPSLRVAPIKAASFMDIDASQKGTAGSKASQVFITSGETTVPFLYPGCTADVEMRKQDTNQTSYFTKLMMIEVTHEVDARGYYTGNFEAIAADSGYIPRPEFESPRAEAQFAKVTANADPLNQGRVKVQFDWQSGQDTSEFIRVMTPDAGSSDKVNKNRGFMAIPEVGDQVIINFVHQHPDRPFVMGGMFHGGVGGGGGAGNNVKSLSSKSGNIICLNDGAGIEIKDRNGNHVTLSGTGDVTTFVSNDNNEDIGNNHTTNVATKTTINVGKDKSVLTMDNAGKISVKSNTEIKLETGSSSITMDKDGNITIKGINITVEGTTTKIIGSSLTEIGKKGADAGIKIDGDVTIKGGKIIEN; from the coding sequence ATGTTTCAGGATAACTCTATAAAACCGCAGCTTTCGGATGAAGTAAAGTCTGGCGCAGCGCAAAATCTAAAAGAAGAAGTTTCAACAAAAATAGCAGATAAAGCCACTGAAAATATTAAAAATCTCAGCCAGCCAATGAATGGAGCGGTTAAGAATTCTTCAGACATGTTTATGAATCAGATGGCTCAGACCAATAATTCGGCAATAGTAGAAGATAAAGTTTGGACAAATCAGCCCACCTCGAAAATTCACAATGCTTTGGCAATTCCTACAAGCCAGATTTTAGGAATTAACAGAGTGGTAAAGCTCGATTTGGTTATCGAAGGTAAAGAGATCAAACATTTTAAGCATTTTAAATTAAGTCAAAGTGCGATAAAACATCATGAATTCAGCATTACTCTTGCTCATGACACACTTGGTTCTGCAGAAAATCATAATCTTGAAGAAGCTCAGAATTTTTTAGGCAAAAGACTGACGGTAATTTTTAAATATAAAGATGTCATCGATGGTCCCGAAAGAAATTTTGTGGGAGTCATCACTGAAGTTGGTTTCAGTCAGGAAAAAGGAAGTTTAGGAAATATTGTACTGAGTGGTTTCAGTCCGACAATACTTTTAGATGCTGCTCCGCATATTCAGAGTTTCGGAGGAGCTCAACCCATTAGTCTTAACAGTATTGCCGATCAGGTGATCAAAGAAGGACTTGGCGGAAATAAATTCGATTTTAGAGTAGATGCTCAATATGGAAACGTTTCTTACAGCTCTCAGTACGAAGAGACGCATTACAATTATTTGGCAAGAATGGCGGAAGCTTATGGCGAACAGTTTTTCTATGATGGAGAAGTTCTTCATTTTGGGAAACTTCCACCGGCAGAGCAACCCGTAAAACTGACTTACGGAAGTAATGTAAATGATGTGAAAGTAAGGATGAAAGCGCAGCATGTGAATCCTTCATTTTACGGATACAACAGCAGTAAAAACGAAAAGCTGACCACAGGAAGTTCTAAAATTAACCACGCTTCAGATATTGCAAAACGCGCTTACGAAATTTCAGAAAAAACATTTACAACACCCTCTCTAAGAGTTGCCCCGATAAAAGCAGCCTCTTTCATGGATATTGATGCTTCACAAAAAGGAACAGCGGGAAGTAAGGCTTCTCAGGTATTCATTACGTCAGGAGAAACTACAGTTCCATTCTTATATCCTGGTTGTACGGCAGATGTTGAGATGAGAAAACAGGATACCAATCAAACCTCTTATTTCACCAAATTAATGATGATCGAAGTGACTCATGAAGTGGATGCAAGAGGATATTATACCGGAAATTTTGAGGCAATTGCTGCAGACAGCGGTTATATCCCACGTCCTGAGTTTGAAAGTCCCAGAGCTGAAGCGCAGTTTGCAAAAGTTACCGCAAATGCAGATCCATTAAATCAGGGAAGAGTAAAGGTTCAGTTTGATTGGCAAAGTGGACAAGATACATCAGAGTTTATCAGAGTAATGACTCCGGATGCAGGAAGCAGTGACAAAGTAAATAAAAACCGTGGATTTATGGCCATTCCGGAAGTTGGTGATCAGGTAATTATCAATTTCGTTCATCAACATCCAGACCGACCTTTTGTGATGGGAGGAATGTTTCATGGTGGAGTTGGTGGCGGTGGCGGAGCCGGAAATAATGTTAAAAGTTTATCCAGTAAAAGCGGAAATATTATTTGTTTAAATGACGGAGCCGGAATTGAGATTAAAGACAGGAACGGAAATCATGTTACTTTAAGTGGGACAGGGGATGTTACTACTTTTGTGAGCAATGATAATAATGAAGATATTGGGAATAATCATACGACAAATGTGGCAACTAAGACCACAATCAATGTTGGAAAAGACAAGAGTGTTTTAACGATGGATAATGCCGGAAAAATAAGTGTAAAAAGCAATACCGAAATAAAACTTGAGACAGGAAGTAGCTCAATCACTATGGATAAAGATGGAAATATTACTATAAAAGGAATTAATATAACTGTCGAGGGAACTACAACAAAAATAATTGGAAGCTCGCTAACAGAAATAGGTAAAAAAGGCGCAGATGCAGGAATAAAAATTGATGGAGATGTTACTATTAAAGGCGGAAAAATTATTGAAAACTAA
- a CDS encoding ankyrin repeat domain-containing protein, whose protein sequence is MKKIIFLIFFTMTLFSCQDTRSRKTQNKEQYPPQKLFEGTQLQAAQKIFDEDNSGLESVLKDNPQIINQLSDTKGYTLLMYASIVENLPAMEILLKNGADPNLVVPNEGLGLPLSHAVAINNYEMVKLLFKYKANPNPELGNSPLCSAMFLGNEQTERKMIDFLLEHGADINHTSYLGENIMEAAARNDFETAEYFLEKGGNPKIKGTELSPMAKYIEHEKKEQAKNQNPKAAVYRKNLSKISKVLQDKYNIKFPVIEDPKAEAKLRMDLYEKLSEKDKKSVNFNKNYGENRYKEDQKLLSQ, encoded by the coding sequence ATGAAAAAAATAATCTTTTTAATCTTTTTTACCATGACCTTATTTTCCTGTCAAGATACAAGATCCCGAAAAACTCAAAATAAAGAGCAATATCCTCCTCAAAAATTATTTGAAGGAACACAATTACAGGCTGCACAAAAAATTTTTGATGAAGATAATTCAGGATTAGAAAGTGTTTTAAAAGATAACCCACAAATCATCAATCAGTTGAGTGATACTAAAGGATATACTTTGCTGATGTATGCTTCTATTGTAGAAAATCTTCCTGCAATGGAAATTCTCCTTAAAAACGGAGCAGACCCCAATCTTGTAGTTCCTAATGAAGGGCTGGGTTTACCCCTTTCTCATGCAGTTGCCATAAATAATTATGAAATGGTAAAACTTTTATTTAAATATAAAGCTAATCCAAATCCTGAATTAGGGAACAGTCCGCTTTGCAGTGCAATGTTCTTAGGAAACGAACAAACCGAAAGAAAAATGATCGATTTTTTGCTGGAACATGGTGCAGATATTAATCATACTTCTTATTTGGGTGAAAATATTATGGAAGCAGCAGCACGAAATGATTTTGAAACAGCTGAATATTTTTTAGAAAAAGGGGGAAACCCTAAAATAAAAGGAACGGAGCTTTCTCCAATGGCAAAATATATTGAGCATGAAAAAAAAGAGCAAGCTAAAAATCAAAATCCTAAAGCAGCTGTTTATCGTAAAAATCTATCGAAAATCTCCAAAGTACTTCAGGATAAATATAATATTAAATTTCCTGTAATAGAAGATCCAAAGGCAGAAGCAAAACTAAGAATGGATCTGTATGAAAAGTTGAGTGAAAAAGACAAAAAATCTGTGAATTTTAATAAAAATTATGGTGAAAACAGATATAAAGAAGATCAGAAGCTTTTGTCTCAATAA
- a CDS encoding PAAR-like protein, producing MSQLYIAQETPLMCTSGRRLIGIGVSSQSSVYLKNGSKLMATEDDRFKDNFICPQMMIAGAVAGVGIAAAFGGGLFVLAAAAWAGSALIDDCLNICSFLTKGSDWTNTHQKVRVEGKKPLLQNSTLNCFLGGTVKFHLPTPAQITELSNAAAMAQDSYNDNSDEAAPIGDYTRMNTDDQAVLDEMFGPGTFKPEDFNTNRDNGFYASLYKNNNTGQYFVAFRGSEPKGMQFYHDWFIEDGGQAFGAHTPQIEKTMNLAKKMKEVTNGNTSFTGHSLGGGNSAMASYYTGLPAYTFNTRGVHDNTLEFLDEKGAAGSTSNIINYSTSNDILNALQNNREGLLSTLAISRIPGLNKLAIFGGLTGGVPRALGEQNEIFGYIPDNEGMNLKTFGSGHSAYADAVEAMIATINTNVIAVNP from the coding sequence ATGAGTCAACTGTATATCGCACAAGAAACTCCGCTTATGTGTACCAGCGGAAGACGGCTGATCGGAATAGGAGTCAGTTCTCAGTCGAGCGTTTACCTTAAAAATGGCTCAAAACTGATGGCGACAGAAGACGATCGTTTTAAAGACAATTTTATTTGTCCGCAAATGATGATTGCCGGAGCTGTTGCCGGAGTTGGAATTGCCGCTGCATTTGGGGGCGGATTATTTGTTTTGGCTGCTGCAGCTTGGGCTGGAAGTGCACTTATTGATGATTGCCTGAATATTTGCTCATTTCTTACCAAAGGAAGTGACTGGACGAATACACACCAAAAAGTGAGAGTTGAAGGTAAAAAGCCACTTCTTCAAAATTCTACATTAAATTGTTTTTTGGGTGGAACAGTGAAATTTCATCTTCCTACACCAGCTCAGATTACTGAATTGAGCAACGCCGCAGCTATGGCGCAGGATTCTTATAATGATAATTCTGATGAAGCTGCACCAATTGGTGATTATACAAGAATGAATACTGATGATCAGGCGGTGCTGGACGAAATGTTTGGTCCCGGAACTTTTAAACCTGAAGATTTTAATACGAATCGTGATAACGGTTTTTATGCTTCTTTATACAAAAATAATAATACAGGACAATATTTTGTAGCTTTCCGAGGATCGGAACCTAAAGGAATGCAGTTTTATCATGACTGGTTTATAGAAGATGGAGGGCAGGCTTTTGGAGCTCATACTCCGCAGATAGAAAAAACGATGAATCTCGCCAAGAAGATGAAGGAGGTAACCAACGGAAATACTTCTTTTACAGGACATTCTTTGGGTGGTGGAAACAGCGCAATGGCATCTTATTATACAGGATTACCGGCTTATACTTTCAATACAAGAGGAGTACATGACAATACTCTTGAATTTCTGGATGAAAAAGGAGCAGCAGGTTCTACTTCCAATATCATCAATTACAGCACGAGTAATGATATCCTAAATGCACTTCAGAATAACAGAGAAGGTCTTTTATCTACACTTGCCATTTCAAGAATTCCCGGTCTGAATAAACTGGCAATTTTTGGAGGTCTCACAGGTGGTGTTCCTAGAGCATTAGGCGAACAAAACGAAATTTTCGGATACATTCCGGATAATGAAGGAATGAATCTAAAAACATTCGGAAGCGGTCACAGCGCGTATGCAGATGCTGTAGAAGCTATGATTGCAACCATCAATACCAATGTAATTGCAGTAAACCCATAA
- the tssD gene encoding type VI secretion system tube protein TssD has translation MADNSRGILKFNGSEGQKLLKLNYSVSRSTDVSGRVASDPSNAIIKLTIEATEKSEILESLLNGKYKPTTGEITFNKSHEEGTLITLNWENGYVIQHEVDFDAIDQNSMLISFVVSAEKINYGGAEYAGVWPGA, from the coding sequence ATGGCAGACAATTCAAGAGGAATCTTAAAATTCAACGGAAGCGAAGGACAAAAATTACTAAAGCTTAATTACAGCGTATCGAGATCTACAGATGTTTCAGGACGTGTAGCATCAGATCCTTCCAACGCAATCATTAAATTGACGATTGAGGCAACAGAGAAATCTGAAATTCTTGAAAGTTTGCTTAATGGCAAGTACAAACCGACTACAGGTGAAATTACGTTCAACAAATCTCATGAAGAAGGTACTTTGATTACCCTAAACTGGGAAAACGGATACGTTATTCAGCACGAAGTAGATTTTGATGCAATAGACCAAAACTCTATGTTAATCAGCTTTGTAGTAAGTGCAGAAAAAATCAATTACGGAGGAGCTGAATACGCAGGTGTTTGGCCGGGAGCTTAA
- a CDS encoding phage baseplate assembly protein V produces the protein MFLAILEVGDQVMVNFVHNHPDRPFVMGGMFHGEQL, from the coding sequence ATGTTCCTTGCAATCCTTGAAGTTGGAGATCAGGTAATGGTAAACTTTGTACATAATCATCCCGACAGACCTTTTGTAATGGGTGGAATGTTTCATGGGGAACAGCTTTGA
- a CDS encoding type VI secretion system Vgr family protein, which yields MNTSEKNGGSVFRPSQNAAGISENHHTGINRLVKLSLVIEGKVIKYYKHFKLTQSSQKHHEFTLTLAHDTLGDRQTHTLEEANKFLGKRLTAVISYKDIENSPERTFVGVITGVGFSQEKMSLGNIVLSGYSPTILLDGAPHIQSFGGNQAVNMGIIAEEVIKQGLDKSRFDIRIDTNDYSQIIYSSQYDETHYNYLARMAEAYGEQFYYDGEVLHFGKLPPQNKPIKLTYGSSANDIKVELKAVHTKPQFYGYNSNKNEVLKSGSTPIQHVGDLAKTAYQHNDTIYKTPSLRVAPIKATTHLDVEYSQKSTSGSEAVNVFNLSGSTTVPFLHPGCSIDIEMRKVDTNETSYFTRIMVTETTHEIDTIGHYTGSFAGIASDTGFLPKPEFTVPIAQPQIATVISNTDPEGQGRVQVRFDWQTNDTTHFIRMMSPDAGGTDQITQNRGYVAIPEVGDQVMVNFVHNHPDRPFVMGGMFHGGTALGGFADNRVKSIMTRSGHKVVFTEDESIIITDKSGNEIHLDTTGSNINITAPETMTLNCKNMNINVTESMNTNVGMNQNNTVGMNISESAGMNRTSTVGLLNMLSVGTDFITNVTGKMTEFITGNKESHTEKDRLRVANGKITNQSQGVFEQHSQKEIKNNSAEISKNH from the coding sequence ATGAATACCTCAGAAAAAAATGGAGGTTCCGTTTTCCGCCCGTCTCAGAATGCGGCAGGAATTTCAGAGAATCATCATACCGGAATTAACCGATTGGTAAAATTATCTTTGGTCATTGAAGGTAAGGTGATCAAATATTACAAACATTTTAAGCTTACCCAAAGCTCACAAAAGCACCACGAATTTACGCTTACTTTAGCGCATGATACTTTAGGCGACCGCCAAACCCATACTTTAGAAGAAGCGAATAAATTTTTAGGCAAAAGATTAACGGCTGTCATTTCTTATAAAGACATCGAAAACAGTCCGGAACGTACTTTTGTAGGCGTTATCACGGGAGTTGGTTTCAGTCAGGAGAAAATGAGTCTGGGAAATATCGTTTTGTCAGGTTACAGTCCAACAATTTTATTGGATGGAGCACCGCATATTCAGAGTTTTGGTGGAAATCAGGCTGTCAATATGGGAATTATTGCTGAAGAAGTGATAAAACAGGGTTTAGATAAAAGCCGTTTTGATATCAGAATTGATACCAATGATTATTCTCAAATTATTTACAGCAGTCAGTACGACGAAACACATTACAATTATCTGGCGAGAATGGCAGAAGCTTATGGCGAACAGTTTTATTACGACGGAGAAGTTCTTCATTTTGGAAAACTTCCACCACAAAATAAGCCGATCAAATTAACGTACGGAAGCAGTGCAAACGACATAAAAGTAGAATTAAAAGCGGTTCATACCAAACCACAATTTTACGGTTACAATAGTAATAAGAATGAAGTTTTGAAGTCGGGTTCAACACCGATTCAGCATGTTGGAGATTTGGCAAAAACAGCTTATCAGCACAACGATACAATTTATAAAACGCCTTCTTTGAGAGTTGCTCCCATCAAAGCAACAACTCATTTGGATGTTGAGTATTCACAAAAAAGCACTTCTGGAAGCGAGGCGGTCAATGTTTTCAATCTTTCAGGTTCTACAACCGTTCCTTTTTTGCATCCTGGTTGCAGCATAGATATTGAAATGCGAAAAGTTGATACGAATGAAACATCGTATTTCACAAGAATCATGGTGACGGAAACCACGCATGAAATAGATACGATCGGACATTACACCGGAAGTTTTGCCGGAATTGCATCAGACACAGGATTTTTACCAAAGCCTGAATTCACTGTTCCTATCGCACAGCCACAGATTGCGACAGTTATTTCAAACACCGATCCGGAAGGACAGGGAAGAGTTCAGGTACGATTTGATTGGCAAACAAACGACACAACTCATTTTATAAGAATGATGAGTCCCGATGCAGGAGGAACGGATCAAATTACCCAAAACCGAGGTTATGTTGCAATACCTGAAGTTGGAGATCAGGTAATGGTGAATTTTGTACACAATCATCCCGACCGACCTTTTGTAATGGGTGGAATGTTTCATGGGGGAACAGCTTTGGGAGGATTTGCAGACAACCGTGTAAAATCTATCATGACCCGAAGCGGACATAAAGTGGTTTTCACAGAAGATGAAAGTATTATTATTACTGATAAATCGGGTAATGAAATTCATCTCGATACAACGGGAAGTAATATTAATATCACTGCTCCTGAAACAATGACGCTGAATTGTAAGAATATGAATATCAATGTGACGGAAAGTATGAACACAAACGTGGGAATGAACCAAAACAATACCGTGGGAATGAATATTTCTGAAAGTGCAGGTATGAATAGAACTTCTACTGTTGGTTTATTAAATATGCTTTCTGTTGGAACTGATTTTATTACAAACGTTACAGGGAAAATGACTGAGTTTATTACCGGAAATAAAGAATCGCATACAGAAAAAGATCGATTAAGAGTTGCTAATGGTAAAATTACCAATCAAAGTCAGGGAGTTTTTGAACAGCATTCTCAAAAAGAGATTAAGAATAATTCTGCAGAAATTTCAAAAAACCATTAG
- the tssD gene encoding type VI secretion system tube protein TssD, producing the protein MAANSRGILKFNGSEGQKLLKLNYSVSRSTDVSGRVASDPSNALIKLTIEATEKSDILESLLNGKYKPTTGEITFNKSHEEGTLITLSWENGYVIQHEVDFDAVDENSMLISFIVSAEKINYGNSAYEGIWPTA; encoded by the coding sequence ATGGCAGCAAATTCAAGAGGAATCTTAAAATTCAACGGTAGCGAAGGACAAAAATTATTAAAGCTTAACTACAGCGTTTCAAGATCTACAGATGTTTCAGGTAGAGTAGCATCAGATCCTTCAAATGCACTGATCAAATTAACAATCGAGGCAACAGAAAAATCTGATATCCTTGAGTCATTGTTAAACGGAAAATACAAGCCTACAACAGGTGAAATCACGTTCAACAAATCTCACGAAGAAGGAACTTTGATTACTTTAAGCTGGGAAAACGGTTACGTAATTCAACACGAAGTAGACTTCGACGCGGTAGACGAAAACTCAATGCTGATCAGCTTTATCGTAAGTGCTGAGAAAATCAACTATGGTAACTCTGCTTACGAAGGAATTTGGCCGACTGCATAA
- a CDS encoding thioredoxin fold domain-containing protein: MKKTAILSFLFLAAIAFAQGIKFEEGNFKSILAKAKKENKLVFIDAYAVWCGPCKLMVKNIFPLKPVGDYYNANFVNAKIDMEKGEGIDLAKKYNVKVFPTYLFINGDGEEVHRTIGYVEEKDFIQFAMDAGDPNKRLTALKQKFEKGEKDSEFLLNLAELTVYNDTEFSNRVLERYFAAKPEINQNNLQLLFQAMKSTEGAPYKIFTERKADIMKIIPEKNLENIEKNVKVNTVMSKAYNTTTKKLDEAYFLAETQKFMTKEDAEKLLKRVKSSRALKDKDFATYEKISLELYKDYTAASSDELNSIAWNFFENVTTKSSLETAVKWAQESVNKNENYANTDTLANLYNKIGDKKNAKIWAEKSLQLGKAAGEDTADTEKLLKSL, translated from the coding sequence ATGAAAAAAACAGCAATATTATCATTCCTTTTTCTTGCAGCAATAGCATTTGCTCAGGGAATTAAATTTGAAGAAGGAAATTTTAAAAGTATTTTGGCTAAAGCAAAAAAAGAAAACAAGCTTGTTTTTATTGATGCTTATGCAGTTTGGTGTGGACCATGTAAATTAATGGTGAAAAATATTTTCCCGTTAAAGCCAGTTGGAGATTATTATAACGCAAACTTCGTCAATGCAAAAATTGACATGGAAAAAGGCGAAGGTATTGATCTTGCAAAAAAATACAATGTAAAAGTATTCCCTACTTATCTTTTCATCAACGGTGACGGTGAAGAAGTTCACAGAACAATCGGTTATGTTGAAGAAAAAGATTTCATCCAGTTTGCAATGGATGCAGGTGATCCTAATAAAAGACTGACTGCTTTAAAGCAAAAATTTGAAAAAGGAGAAAAAGATTCTGAATTCCTTTTAAATCTTGCTGAGCTAACTGTTTATAACGATACAGAATTTTCTAACAGAGTTTTGGAGCGTTATTTTGCTGCAAAACCGGAAATCAATCAGAATAACCTGCAACTTCTTTTCCAGGCAATGAAAAGCACAGAAGGAGCTCCTTACAAGATTTTCACAGAAAGAAAAGCTGACATCATGAAAATCATACCTGAGAAAAATCTTGAAAACATCGAGAAAAATGTGAAGGTAAATACAGTAATGAGCAAAGCTTACAACACAACAACCAAAAAGTTGGACGAAGCTTATTTCCTTGCAGAAACTCAAAAATTCATGACTAAAGAAGATGCTGAGAAACTTTTGAAAAGAGTAAAATCCAGCAGAGCTTTAAAAGACAAAGATTTTGCAACGTATGAGAAAATCAGTTTAGAATTATATAAAGATTATACGGCTGCATCATCTGACGAATTAAATTCTATTGCATGGAACTTCTTTGAAAATGTGACAACCAAATCTTCTTTGGAAACTGCTGTAAAATGGGCACAGGAATCTGTAAATAAGAATGAAAATTACGCAAATACAGATACTTTAGCAAACCTTTACAACAAAATTGGTGATAAGAAAAATGCTAAAATATGGGCAGAAAAATCACTTCAGCTTGGAAAAGCAGCTGGTGAAGATACTGCAGACACAGAAAAACTATTGAAGAGCCTTTAA
- a CDS encoding 3-oxoacyl-ACP synthase III family protein has translation MIKSTIKGIGFHVPDHVVTNDDLAKLMTTNDEWITERTGIKERRHRINRNDAQETTAYLGFKASEKALEKAGLTAKDIDYIVFATLSPDYYFPGCGVLLQDMLGCDTIGALDVRNQCSGFVYAMSVANAFIKSGTYKNILVVGAEVHSFGLDFSDEGRGVSVIFGDGAGAIVLSATEDEKAGDILAMNMHSEGKYADELCTQFPGSKYGWSDRMRKEPENVTDKEVYPIMNGNFVFKHAVTRFPETMKEALDKAGKTIEDLDMFIPHQANLRIAQFVQQKFGLPDEKIHNNIQKYGNTTAASIPIALSEAIELGKIKRGDLVLLSAFGSGFTWGSILFEY, from the coding sequence ATGATTAAAAGTACAATAAAAGGGATCGGATTTCATGTTCCGGATCATGTGGTCACCAATGATGATTTAGCAAAACTAATGACCACCAATGATGAGTGGATTACCGAGCGTACCGGAATAAAAGAAAGAAGACACAGAATCAACCGAAACGATGCTCAGGAAACGACAGCTTATCTTGGTTTTAAGGCTTCTGAAAAAGCTTTAGAAAAAGCTGGTTTAACGGCAAAAGATATCGATTATATTGTTTTTGCTACCCTTTCTCCGGATTATTATTTTCCGGGATGTGGAGTTTTACTTCAGGATATGTTGGGGTGTGATACGATCGGAGCTTTGGATGTAAGGAACCAGTGTTCAGGATTTGTGTATGCAATGAGCGTTGCGAATGCTTTTATTAAATCTGGAACGTATAAAAATATTCTGGTTGTAGGCGCTGAAGTTCATTCTTTCGGACTTGATTTTTCTGATGAAGGAAGAGGAGTTTCTGTAATTTTCGGTGACGGTGCGGGAGCAATTGTACTTTCTGCAACTGAAGATGAAAAAGCAGGAGATATTTTAGCGATGAATATGCATTCTGAAGGAAAATATGCAGATGAATTGTGTACGCAATTCCCTGGTTCAAAATACGGCTGGAGCGACAGAATGAGAAAAGAACCTGAAAATGTAACGGATAAAGAAGTATATCCGATTATGAACGGGAATTTCGTTTTCAAACATGCGGTGACAAGATTTCCTGAAACGATGAAGGAGGCTTTAGATAAAGCAGGAAAAACCATTGAAGATCTCGATATGTTCATTCCGCATCAGGCGAATTTAAGAATTGCCCAGTTTGTCCAGCAGAAATTTGGTTTACCGGACGAAAAGATCCATAATAATATTCAGAAATACGGAAATACAACGGCAGCTTCTATTCCGATTGCTTTAAGTGAAGCGATTGAATTAGGAAAGATCAAAAGAGGAGATTTGGTTCTTCTTTCGGCTTTTGGGAGTGGTTTTACTTGGGGAAGTATTTTGTTTGAGTATTAA